GGCGGGGCTTCTCCTTGTCCTTCTTCGCGCCCACGATGCGGGCGTAGGTGGTGAGCGCCTGGGCGACCACCTGGTCCATGTTGTAGTACTTGTACGTCGCCAGCCGGCCGACGAAGTGCACGCCCGTGGTGGCATCGGCGAGCGCCTTGTAGCGCGCGTACAGCTCCGCGTTCTCGGGCC
This Longimicrobiaceae bacterium DNA region includes the following protein-coding sequences:
- a CDS encoding UDP-galactopyranose mutase, whose amino-acid sequence is PENAELYARYKALADATTGVHFVGRLATYKYYNMDQVVAQALTTYARIVGAKKDKEKPRRREAAELSAAGGAVSA